A genomic segment from Diospyros lotus cultivar Yz01 chromosome 5, ASM1463336v1, whole genome shotgun sequence encodes:
- the LOC127801563 gene encoding beta-glucosidase 12-like yields MATQLSWFLLGLLVLAAANAQVVPDEFNRSSFPEGFLFGASSSAYQYEGSPDTRGETIWDAFVRDFPFKIADNSTADVADDFYHRYEEDVKQMEDIGMNVFRFSISWARVLPSGRVSGGVNKIGVAFYNNLINDLLKNGIQPFVTLSHFDLPQALEKEYEGFLNPNITDDFKNYAEFCFKEFGDRVKHWITFNEPYVYIFTGYDLGVMAPGRCSEWRNNSCPAGNSATEPYIVGHNMLIAHAKAAKVYMEKFQEVQKGEIGITLVAGWMYPYNEELLDERAASRALDFIYGWFIHPLVYGDYPRTMKALVRNRLPRFNVSEAVLLIGSYDFIALNYYSSNYAIHVPFNDKPAHLSFSTDYFANLTSEKDGKPIGKPLGNTYDVPEGLKKLLNYTKNQYKSPRIYITENGLGDYNNETIQEGIKDPERIEYYHDHLLALKEAIDDGVDVKGFMAWSLLDNWEWSSGFTLRYGLIYVDYQNGVKRHQKESAAWYKKFLLH; encoded by the exons ATGGCAACCCAGCTGAGCTGGTTTCTGCTTGGCCTCCTCGTCCTGGCTGCGGCCAACGCCCAGGTCGTCCCCGACGAGTTCAACCGCTCCAGCTTTCCCGAAGGGTTTCTGTTCGGAGCATCGTCGTCTGCTTATCAA TACGAGGGCTCACCAGACACGCGAGGCGAGACCATATGGGATGCTTTTGTTCGCGACTTTCCAT TCAAAATAGCAGATAACAGCACTGCAGATGTGGCTGACGACTTCTACCATCGCTACGAG GAGGACGTGAAACAAATGGAAGACATTGGGATGAATGTCTTCAGATTTTCCATTTCTTGGGCAAGAGTATTACCGA GTGGAAGGGTAAGTGGAGGAGTGAACAAGATAGGAGTTGCCTTCTATAACAATCTCATCAATGATCTTCTTAAAAATG GTATTCAACCTTTTGTCACACTTTCTCATTTTGACCTTCCGCAAGCCttagaaaaagaatatgaaGGCTTTTTGAACCCCAACATTAC GGATGACTTCAAGAACTATGCAGAATTTTGTTTCAAGGAATTTGGTGATAGGGTCAAGCATTGGATAACCTTTAACGAGCCATATGTTTACATCTTTACGGGTTATGACTTGGGTGTCATGGCACCTGGACGATGTTCTGAATGGAGAAATAACAGTTGCCCAGCTGGGAATTCTGCAACAGAACCTTACATAGTTGGTCATAATATGCTTATTGCTCATGCAAAAGCAGCCAAAGTGTACATGGAGAAATTCCAA GAAGTCCAAAAAGGAGAAATAGGAATAACTTTGGTTGCCGGTTGGATGTATCCTTACAATGAAGAGTTGTTAGACGAAAGAGCAGCCAGTCGTGCACTTGACTTTATCTATGGATG GTTTATTCATCCATTGGTTTACGGCGACTATCCGCGAACCATGAAAGCTCTGGTGCGAAATAGGTTACCAAGATTCAATGTTTCAGAAGCTGTGTTGTTGATAGGGTCTTACGACTTCATTGCCCTAAACTATTATAGCTCAAACTATGCGATTCATGTGCCCTTTAATGATAAACCTGCCCATCTTAGCTTTTCAACTGATTATTTTGCTAATCTGACAA GTGAGAAAGATGGAAAGCCTATTGGTAAACCA CTTGGAAATACATATGACGTACCAGAAggacttaaaaaattattgaattatacTAAAAACCAGTACAAAAGTCCGAGAATTTACATTACAGAAAAtg gGTTAGGTGATTATAATAACGAAACAATTCAAGAAGGTATCAAGGATCCAGAAAGGATAGAGTACTACCATGACCATCTTTTGGCCCTCAAGGAGGCTATTGA TGATGGTGTTGATGTGAAGGGTTTCATGGCTTGGTCTCTTCTTGACAATTGGGAATGGAGTTCTGGTTTCACTCTCAGATATGGTCTCATTTATGTAGATTATCAAAATGGAGTTAAAAGACATCAGAAAGAATCCGCAGCTTGGTACAAGAAATTCCTACTTCATTAA